The following are encoded together in the Limanda limanda chromosome 12, fLimLim1.1, whole genome shotgun sequence genome:
- the LOC133015487 gene encoding zinc finger protein 770-like, with amino-acid sequence MHRCPDCPKAFPSPSKLKRHHLIHSGQKPFSCGACGKAFIQSHHLKLHLQNVHRSRPPAGTPPEATSTNQQRPSCDKPAAETSTRSIWAELPLTVTSSVASQPQWRSKTVCLPVSETGNQFKPTSHVTEVTATVSRDVDPVHRDPVHSANTSECEGNKRHTCKVCLKSFHSSLQLPTHNKSKPPGRAQRSASKRRMSLRHQCPKCLKGFCSPSKLKRHLLIHTDQKPYSCSVCWKSYRQKGHLKTHLGTGNKCPLSAADARLRLSNDSRTSRLQPETQLQRPSGHQDSSVELKLQCEIRVNTLHELNTTEIKLNSFVKPEQTLNPSFQCHESGGQGSQHFTQKDVKRFRCLICNRSFRLEVNLIRHGRIHWNQRESGSSTSLQNCNNVIKHEPEPEPADLTDFNIIVKPEIHRENLRDSFPLEAASVPPAEQTRATLQQRRIKPSHQCRSCSKCFSSPSKLKRHMMIHTGQRPFSCEICGKRFRQKSHLRVHCRTHLLSRYQKQRSLYINRPPSRTGGFHTRTAAHVPVQEVLRHKKCNETLTGCDVIFAKHPVQTPSTATVQNNSEPGIKLFPQISKKREVLPLITSPRVNKTPTDKPVQIHGNTRHQCSQCLKSFPSTSKLKRHEMVHTGLKPFRCPTCGKAFRQRTHLKAHEGGHCTRKPSQPVNQQASVKKLKMNNQQPQQQLYPRITVCVPSLQHSVNTDSQLLSLGVKSRDKLVQDCKGPEIPNAKVNGPFKTNTKSTTCKKKKLHTCRICCKDFSSPYKLSRHLLTHSGVRPYKCSFCSKTLTQHGHLKSHERSCRQRSRISDGSHREMLNTNHLQEKAVENLIYCTDFNLDALTEQRESRYSPTSISSFTAGDLAFCPEVIDTDWLAGPETGSQENYESGEKVDQATDSSNQASDQFSYSFPSELAFEISKLIQNQSPAAPPLSQQHNTINVETPRQREGGTADSLKNKRLGDVSSVNLLQTDSPQGDLCDPVIVFECGECTTNFMSDHFLKQHLCPARVQPEGTKATARNRCDICFKHFASPSKLVRHSLVHTGQRPFTCDVCGKTFTQRSHVTTHRQTH; translated from the coding sequence ATGCATCGGTGTCCCGATTGTCCTAAAGCGTTCCCATCGCCGTCCAAACTGAAGAGACACCATCTGATCCACTCCGGCCAGAAGCCCTTCAGCTGTGGAGCCTGTGGGAAAGCCTTCATCCAGTCCCATCATTTAAAACTACATCTGCAGAATGTCCACCGCTCACGGCCGCCGGCGGGCACGCCACCGGAGGCTACCTCAACCAATCAGCAGCGACCAAGCTGTGACAAACCAGCGGCGGAGACGAGCACACGTAGCATCTGGGCTGAACTCCCATTGACTGTGACTTCCTCTGTGGCCTCCCAGCCCCAGTGGAGAAGCAAAACCGTTTGTCTCCCTGTGTCAGAGACTGGAAACCAGTTCAAACCCACGTCACATGTAACTGAAGTCACAGCGACCGTCTCACGTGATGTGGATCCGGTTCATCGGGATCCGGTTCATTCTGCCAACACATCCGAATGCGAAGGCAACAAAAGACACACCTGCAAAGTTTGCTTGAAGTCCTTTCATTCCTCTCTCCAGCTTCCAACTCACAACAAGTCCAAACCGCCCGGGAGGGCACAGAGAAGCGCCAGTAAAAGAAGAATGTCTCTGAGACACCAGTGTCCGAAATGTCTGAAAGGCTTTTGCTCCCCGTCCAAGTTAAAACGACATCTCCTTATCCACACCGATCAGAAACCTTACTCCTGTTCAGTTTGCTGGAAGAGCTACCGACAGAAGGGCCACCTGAAAACTCATTTAGGCACCGGAAATAAATGCCCACTTTCTGCTGCCGATGCCAGACTGAGACTTTCCAACGACAGTAGAACCTCACGTCTGCAGCCTGAGACGCAGCTTCAGCGTCCATCCGGTCATCAGGACTCGTCGGTGGAGCTCAAGCTACAATGTGAAATACGTGTAAATACTCTGCATGAACTGAACACGACTGAAATCAAGTTAAATTCATTTGTAAAACCCGAGCAGACGTTAAATCCGAGCTTTCAGTGTCACGAGTCAGGAGGACAAGGGTCGCAACACTTCACCCAAAAAGATGTGAAACGATTCCGCTGCTTGATCTGCAACCGATCGTTTCGTTTAGAGGTGAATTTAATACGTCATGGTCGAATTCACTGGAACCAAAGGGAATCGGGAAGTTCGACCTCTTTGCAAAACTGTAATAATGTAATCAAACATGAGCCTGAGCCCGAACCTGCCGACCTCACCGACTTCAACATCATTGTTAAACCAGAAATACACAGAGAGAATCTCCGGGACTCTTTTCCTCTGGAGGCTGCGTCCGTTCCACCAGCCGAACAGACGAGAGCAACTCTCCAGCAGCGGAGAATCAAACCTTCACATCAGTGCCGCTCGTGTTCCAAATGTTTTTCGTCCCCGTCGAAACTTAAGAGACACATGATGATTCACACGGGACAAAGGCCCTTCAGCTGTGAGATCTGCGGAAAGCGCTTCCGGCAGAAATCCCACCTGAGGGTCCACTGCCGCACGCACCTGTTGAGCAGATACCAGAAGCAGCGATCGCTCTACATCAACCGGCCGCCATCACGCACCGGAGGGTTCCACACGAGGACGGCAGCACACGTCCCGGTCCAGGAAGTGTTACGACATAAAAAGTGTAATGAGACACTTACTGGTTGTGATGTGATCTTTGCAAAACACCCGGTTCAGACGCCTTCTACAGCAACTGTTCAGAATAATTCAGAACCAGGGATCAAGTTGTTTCCACAAATCTCCAAGAAAAGAGAAGTTTTGCCCTTGATAACATCTCCTAGAGTGAATAAGACCCCGACGGATAAACCAGTGCAAATTCATGGCAACACGCGACACCAGTGCTCCCAGTGTCTGAAGAGTTTCCCGAGCACCTCTAAATTAAAAAGGCATGAGATGGTACACACGGGCCTGAAGCCATTCCGGTGTCCTACGTGTGGGAAAGCTTTTAGGCAAAGGACACATCTGAAAGCTCACGAAGGGGGACATTGTACGAGGAAACCGTCCCAACCCGTCAATCAACAGGCGAGCgtcaaaaaactgaaaatgaataatcagcagccgcagcagcagctttacCCGAGGATCACTGTTTGTGTCCCTTCTCTGCAACACTCTGTAAACACTGACTCACAATTACTTAGTCTTGGTGTGAAAAGTAGAGACAAACTTGTGCAGGATTGTAAAGGGCCAGAAATACCTAACGCAAAAGTGAACGGTCCCTTTAAGACAAACACCAAAAGCACTACTTGTAAAAAGAAGAAGCTTCACACGTGTCGAATATGCTGCAAGGACTTCTCCTCTCCCTACAAGCTCTCCAGGCACCTGCTCACTCACTCGGGCGTGAGGCCGTACAAATGCAGCTTCTGCAGCAAAACGCTGACACAGCACGGCCACCTGAAGTCACACGAGCgcagctgcagacagaggagcaggatcTCCGATGGTTCTCACAGAGAAATGTTAAATACCAACCATCTCCAGGAAAAAGCTGTTGAAAACCTTATTTATTGtacagattttaatttggatgcattaacagagcagagagagtcCAGGTATAGTCCAACCAGCATTAGCTCGTTTACTGCTGGAGATTTAGCTTTTTGTCCGGAGGTGATAGACACCGACTGGCTGGCAGGACCGGAAACAGGCTCACAAGAGAATTATGAATCAGGAGAAAAAGTGGATCAAGCTACAGACAGTTCAAATCAGGCCTCAGATCAGTTCAGCTATTCGTTTCCCTCCGAGCTTGCCTTTGAAATAAGTAAGCTCATCCAAAATCAAAGCCCTGCAGCTCCACCTTTGTCCCAGCAGCACAATACGATTAACGTAGAAACACCTCGGCAGCGAGAAGGAGGGACGGCTGATTCCCTTAAAAACAAAAGGCTCGGCGATGTGAGTTCAGTGAATCTACTTCAGACAGATTCCCCACAAGGGGACTTGTGTGACCCGGTGATCGTGTTTGAATGTGGCGAGTGCACGACAAACTTCATGAGCGACCACTTCCTCAAGCAGCATCTCTGTCCTGCTCGGGTTCAGCCTGAAGGGACAAAGGCGACCGCGAGGAACCGCTGTGACATCTGCTTCAAACATTTCGCCTCCCCGTCCAAACTGGTGAGGCATTCTCTGGTCCACACGGGTCAGAGGCCGTTCACCTGCGACGTCTGTGGCAAAACCTTCACTCAGAGATCCCATGTCACAACTCACAGACAGACTCATTGA